GGGTTTGATCTTGTTACTCTGATAATAGCTCTCGCTGAAGTCCGGATCATTCTTTGGATCACCGTTGCAAAAGCGATCCGGAAAGATCTGATAAGCGATGGAAGATTTCAGCCACTCCGGGATTTCGAACACAGGCCAGGATGAGGGATCCACCATTAGCGGAGACACCTCTTCTTTGTGTTGAACAAAGCCTTCCAAACCTAAATAGACAGCATTCTTCCCATGCTTGATGTGGACATGGAAACGTCGTGGGCGCTCAATTGGAATCTGCCGGTGCCAGATCATCAAACCGCTGCTTCGGCCAAGTGGATACAAGTTCAGTTCCTGATCCGAAAATATCAGCGAAATCTCATCTGCCAGGCCAGCATACCAACTGAAACGCAGTTCCAATGCATCCGGAGCCGGACGATAACAATTGATAAACGAACGAGCATCCTGCCCGGAAGCCGCTTCCAAAGCCTCTTCCCAGTTTTGTGCTGATTTTTCCTCTTCCACCACAACGATAGAATTGAAACCACCGAAAGGATCTGCTTCCAGCAGCTTGTTCGCAGGATCCGTCTTCCAGACCCCGTCTATGATGTATTTATAGCGATAGCGCCCTGGTTTCAGGTCAAAATCAATCAGGTACAGTCCGCCAAAGTCTTGCAGAGATAGTATTTTCCAGTGAGTGAAGTCTCCTGCAATGCCGACTTCGTATCTGCCCGCGGTCAATGCCTGATAGCTGAATCTCACGTGCATCGCTTAGACCTTCTTTATTGCACTCTTCTTTTTCGGAGGTTTTTCCTCTGCAGCTATCGGCTCGCCCAAGGCAGCCATTTCACGCTCATAATGAACCTTCAGAAATTGCCCTGTGGCGCTGTCCTTAATCTGCATGATATCTTCCGGACTTCCTTCTGCCAGTATCCTGCCTCCATCCTCCCCGCCTTCAGGACCCAGGTCGATGATCCAATCGGCAGATTTTATCACATCCAGATTATGTTCGATCACTACCACAGTATTCCCCATCGCAACCAGCTTCTTCAGCACTTTCAGCAGTTTGTTGATATCGTCGAAGTGTAGTCCGGTAGTGGGCTCATCCAGAAGATACATA
This portion of the Candidatus Cloacimonadota bacterium genome encodes:
- a CDS encoding excinuclease ABC subunit A, translated to MYLLDEPTTGLHFDDINKLLKVLKKLVAMGNTVVVIEHNLDVIKSADWIIDLGPEGGEDGGRILAEGSPEDIMQIKDSATGQFLKVHYEREMAALGEPIAAEEKPPKKKSAIKKV